CGCGGCTGCTGCTGGCGCCCATAGACGGTATGCCGTTGACACTGACGCTGACGGTCTCGATACTTCCGACGCCATTAGGGCCATCAATGGTCTCCGTTGACTCGGTACGAATCTCGGCCGGTCCACCGCCATTTGAAGAGGCTGGCGAGGATGAGCCGGGGCTTGGTCGGCGTGTGAGCCACGGGATCGGGGTTAGTAGAGCGCCGCCAAGGGCTTCGTCTGTGCCGACGGTTGAGGCGACTGAGTTGGTCGAGTTGCTCCAGGCGACCGAAGCCGCTGGGTTGTTAACCTCCTGGCCGTTCGCGCTGCCATTAGAGAGCAGTGTCATGGTAGACATGTCGGGTATGGCTGGCGGAAGAGGGTAGGGGTTTGCGCCACTGGTTACATGCACGACGCGGTCGACGGCATGGAGGTACGATGCCAGGTGGCGGTAATGGCGGCGCGGCTCGAGGACGAGCTCGGCAAGGCGCTGGATCGTGTGCGGCGGGTATTTCGGGAAGCTGGCCAAGACAGTGTTGATCTCGTTCAGCATGGCTTCGATCTGTGCAGGGAGCGATCTCGAGGCGGTGGACGAGGGTGCGTCGGCGACAGCTGCGTCGGCATCAGTAGCGCTTTCGATCGTGGCCTTGGACGGCGAGGCATCTTTAGGCTGGCTGTTCTCTTTGTCGGCATCCTGTGATGACGGCTGGCTGCTGGCGGGATCGATGGAGGACGAGGGGAGCGGCGAGAGTAGTCGTGGTTGTTGGCCTGACGCGTTAATGGGTTGAGGAGGGGTGGGTAGGTTCGGAATAGGGAATGCATTGTGGGCGATCTAGATATTCGCGATGCGAACTGGTGAGCGCGCCCTACCGAGGAGATTTCGTCTTTCATAGATATACGATGGTGGGATTTTCCGGTCGAAGCCAGACTTGGGGGCAGACGTACCTTATCTAGCCTCGAGATGATTCCTTGCGACAGGGCGGGCCATAGACCGCTGATGCGCCATGCAATTAGCAGCTAAACAGGAGATGGATAGAGAAGACAACAAGTTCACTTACTAGTCCATTTCGCCGCCTGTCGCAACCGTCCGCAAGAGATCTTCGTCGACCTCGATCTCCATTTTGGCGGGTATGGGGTGTTTGGATGAAGTAAGTGGTGGTTGAAAGGTTGAGCCTCCCACTGACGTCGCCTGCTTGTGAAAAAGCGCGACTCTAGCTACCTACCTCAGAGAACTTTGGGGGGTCTTGGGGTAGGTGTATTCGTAGGTACAATGCGTCTAAACGGGTTGGCAGCTTCCCGCTCCAAGCTCCAAAGTTACCGGCAGTACATGCAAAGTTAATGCAAAAAAATGGTTGAGCTTCAAGTGCACCTCACTGCATCCTCGCCCATGTCTTGCTTTTGGCCTACAAGAGTAAAAGTGACAACGAAACATGTTTCTGCGCCTTAGAATCATTCCCAGGAATCTCAAAATGCAAAAGTTGAAGATGTTGATCGATGCAGGGATCGAACCTGCGATCCTCTGCGTGTAAAGCAGATGCCTTAAACCGCTGGGCCAATCGACCGGATGCTTCTTGTTGAAGTTTTGCCCCAATTCTGTGATCAAGATGCCTCAGAAGTGGAGCCGAGTCCGCCATGCGAGCTCCGTACGTCACATCCAGCGCTTCAAAATTGCGAGAGCTTCCGACTGCCAGTCAGTAACACAACACACATAACAACCCACAAAGACACCATGCGAGGACTCAGAGCTCCCAATGCGCTCCTCAGAGGCGCCAATGGCATCCTACCAGCTTCTCAAAGGTGATCTCCCTTACCATCTCGACCAGGCGACTTCAATTGATCCGAAACAGCAGCGCAATCCAGGCACCGCTCGCAGCTCGCCTGATGGTATCCTCAACTCTCCGCCCGCAGAACAACACCGCCGCCGCGACAATTCGTTTCTTCTCCCACTCAACAACCCtccaaaagaagaagaagaacgaGCCTAAATACCCAACAGCCGACTCCCCCGCCGTCGTCTCCCGCACCTCCCACACCGCAGACGAAGCCGACACAGACGACCTCCCGGGCTCAAAACACCCGAAACCAGACCCAACCGACCCCCTCAACTTCGCCGACGTCGCCTCCCGCTTCGCCTCCCTCTCCTCCCACCACACCGAGATCCTCAAAAAACTCCAATCCGGCGACCGCTTCTCGCCCGACGCCATCGGCGCCCTCGCCATCCAGCCCGACCGCAAGGACCCGACGACCTACCCCCTCCGCGAGCTCGCCGAGATCGTGCCCCGCCCCGGGGGGCGCACCGTCAGCCTCCTGCTGCACGACAAGGACTACGTCAAGCCCGTCATGGCCGCCGTCCAGGCCTCCCCCGACTTCAACCAGCAGCCGCAGCGCGACCCGGACAACGAGCTCGAGCTCGTGCTCAAGGTCGAGGCGACAAACAAGGAGGTCGTCGTGCGGCGGGCAAAGGACGCCGCCCAGGCGTGGCGGGACAAGATGCGCGTCGCGAcggagaagaggaagaagctgCACGCAAAgtgggagaaggagaagagcaTCGTGCCGGATCTCAAGAGGCGGGCGGACAAGGAGCTGCAAAAGGTGCAGGATAAGGAGATGAAGGTTGTCGATGCTGCTGAGCAGCAGGCTGTCAGGAAGTTGCAAGCTTAAGTTCTGGGAACAGATGGAACACTTTTCCAAGTTATTGAGCTCAAAAGTCTTCGACGGGTCACATTACAATAGGAGATGTTGCTTTCCCCATGTATAACGAGGTAGTTGCAACCATGAAAAGTCTCGGGAGAAAAGATTCAATCCGTAGTGTACAGTAGAAGAGAGACTTTCGGATCTAGTTGTACAATATGTATCTTTTTTTGGCTGTACCAAACCTCCCCATCTCTATAATCATACAACAAATCGCCCATCTGCATTTTCGTCTCCGCTCTTCTTCCCGTACTTGTTACCATCCTTGTTGATATTACAATCTCTTGAAAGACCCAGGCCTTCCGAATCAAGCCCTCGCAGCCTTGCCCCCCTTGGCGGCACCGGCAGCACCCTTCTTAGCAACAAGAGCCGCAATCTTGTCGTCAAACTTCTTCATATCCCCCGCCACGTACGTCTCGTTGTGCAGATGCGACTCTTTAGCCATGTTGACCGGATCCCGGCTGCCGCCCGGCACGAACTTGGGACCGACGTGCTGGCCCTTGACGGCCCGCTGAAGGATATACTCCCTCACGGCCTTGCTCGCGCCCTCCTCGAGCTTCAGGTCCCGCACGGCGTGGACGTGGACGTCGTCGTCGACGACACCCGCAATAGCGTCAGGCTtctcctccgccgccgccttctCGCCCGTCCTCTCCTCGCGCGCCTCGACAAACGCCTTCTTCTCCGCGCCGTCGACGAAGAAGTACACGCCCCGGTCCCGGGTATTAGCCAGCGTCTCGGCCGTGTGCCGCACGTCGCCCCACCGCTCGGGCGTGTAGTCCGCCGCGCCGGCAACCTCCCGCAGCGAGCTCAGCACCGTCGCCGCCTGCACGACGGGCTGCGCCGCCGACGAGAGGGGCATGGCGGGCCTGAAGCCTAGCAGGTCGCCGACGCTGAGACTAGGCGTAAACTGCTCGGGCGCACCGTTGCGTTTCGAAATGTACGCGCGCTCCTCGGCCGTCTCGGGACGCCAGAACATCTCGATTTGGGACTTCCAACCCTCGGGGCCCTGCCCAGTAGGCTTGGGGCGGTTCTCGCCGTCTTCTTCGCCCTTGCGTCCGCCCCGTCCTCCGCCGCGACCTCCACGGCCTCCGCGACCACCGCGGCCGGTACCGCCTCGACCGGCACCACGACCCCTGAAGCCGCCGCCTCCGCGTCCTCTGAAACCACCACCTCCCTCGCCTCCTCCACGGCCGGCGAACCCTCCACGGCCAGCGAAATCTCCACGTCCTCCACGAGCGCCGAAGCCCGCGCCGGGACCACCACGACCACGTCCGAATCCGACAGGCGCCTTGACGAATTTGACCGCACCGCCAGCTCCAGAAGGTCCATCGAGACCACCAAGCCTAGGCTTCTCATCAAGGCCCCGAGGCTGAGCAGCACCGCCGGAAGAAGCAGCAGCATTATTCACCGGCCCGCCACGCAGAAGCTGTCCAATCTCGCTAGCCGCGGCGCGGGAGCGCTCTCGTCCGGT
The DNA window shown above is from Colletotrichum lupini chromosome 7, complete sequence and carries:
- a CDS encoding ribosomal recycling factor; amino-acid sequence: MRGLRAPNALLRGANGILPASQSSAIQAPLAARLMVSSTLRPQNNTAAATIRFFSHSTTLQKKKKNEPKYPTADSPAVVSRTSHTADEADTDDLPGSKHPKPDPTDPLNFADVASRFASLSSHHTEILKKLQSGDRFSPDAIGALAIQPDRKDPTTYPLRELAEIVPRPGGRTVSLLLHDKDYVKPVMAAVQASPDFNQQPQRDPDNELELVLKVEATNKEVVVRRAKDAAQAWRDKMRVATEKRKKLHAKWEKEKSIVPDLKRRADKELQKVQDKEMKVVDAAEQQAVRKLQA